The genomic region CCGTATCTATATGATATTACGTATAAGGACTACGTGTTAAGCTGGctagtaataatttatactattataaaagaaaattttatatcgtatcaatttttaaatactcaaatttaccctttattctatttctcccttttaaaaaatttggtcggattagtaattttaatattttttaataatttcacaattatatctttttcccttttaacTACCACTACTCCACATTTCTATTTTACtttctctatatttattataattttttttcttactatttcatactaaaattatttttatatacttgcGGGAATCACATACCACGACAactcatattaaaaaaaaaaaaaaaaaagaaagggggCCAGGCCATTTATATGTGTGGACAAAAACAAACCCCCACCGtcgaaaattaattaaaggatAATAATGGCGTATGACAATTTTGTCTCATAACAAATGGAATCACGTCAGCAACTTTGTTTAAGGTTCTTGTCTTGTAGCAATCATAGTAAGAagctcaattaattaattttatatttttcaagatttgaatataaataaataatatacataattgtagAACAAAGAAGATGGATAAGAGTTCTGGAATTTTTCAAAGTGTTGATaaaataaagggataattatactattttttttaatatttggtataattattgtagatattctataatttaaaagagtaTATTTAACATTTCTATCGGTTATCAGcaagtttcataattttttttgactaatgaagagaattcatttattggataaaaataaatgtttcgagtgcttgatataattttttaaactgcAGTAAAATCTGTatgtaatttacataaaattttaggaCGGATATTGGAATTATCCCTAACTTTATTGTGAGTGAGTTTGAGTCCAATTATTGGGGTGATGATGGcgcaattttttattttttaaaagttatttttaaattaaattgtcattACCAATTTatactttcaaaatttaagttaaaaatgtgattttagGCAATTTTAACACTTTAATAAAacgtttaaattaaaaaaaaataataattaaaagtctatcattgacaaaaaaaagtaatacaTTATCGAAGAATTACAAAAACGGGCTTCGCATTGtgggattttttttgtatgaagCCCTAGTttgagttttaaaaaaaatgggctTTGCAGTGTGAAGTTTTGATTATATATGAACTGTGggcttttattatttgattatgaaattcttttaaataattaaataattttattaaattattaaatatatatatagaagttaaaaattaattatatatttaatggcttcattcaatttttgatgatttttaagttttaaatcaAAGTTGAACTGATAAGTGCGCtgcgattttattttaatcgcAGCTTGAAAATGAATCATAAAATTGgttcaatttgatttgattttatcgggtttaatttttttttttatcaccaCTTCTAATTATGGTAGAATTGGAGGATGCTGTGGAGTGAAGAAAAATTTCTATGAAAATTAAGTTTGGTCAAATGATACTAATGTAAGTATGATATGCTTGtgatgtgattgatcactttttttaaattatacattagtaacattataaatataatgtacttgttatataattaattcaaattcaatcaaacccaatttgaatgaaatgatAAGAATGAAGTGGTGGTTCCAACTAGCAACTAATGTTGAAGTAGTTGTGGTTTGTGtatcttgtaattattttgatatgtgTAAATGATAATGGTGAAGTGAAGTGCATCACAATTCACAAATAGAGATGAAGTGGCTTTTCGGATTGGAAGAATTGGATATGATTATGAGTTGAAGGAAGGATCATCCCTATCACCAAACAAAACCATATCACAAACGTCGCCTGAGAGATTCGAACTCTCGCGGGGAAACCCCATGTACTTAGCAGGCACACGCCTTAACCACTCGGCCAAAGCGACGCTCTCATGCCTATTCTTctcattattaatatttctaataacaGTTAAAAAGGATTTCCCACCTTGAAGCTTCCCTGatctctttttgttaatattttatcctGTTCGGTTAAGTAACTTAAATGGCAAGATTGGAACAAAAATAGTTCCATTTTGACAATCCCTTGAAAGCACAAGGATGATAACTATGTCTTAGAATTCAAATGTAAGATGATGTAAATGTTGTATTCATTTTACATGTGAAGTGGGTGGGATATAATAAGATGTAAGAAGACTAATTTAGAATACATGAATAGATTGTGCATACGTACACCTACTAATGAACCGACGCAATTGCTTTCATCTGTTCTGCTAAATCATGCTCCCATATTTCCATCAAAGTAACTGCTTGTTTACTGCATTCCTTCGCTCCTTTTTTCGACCTAAAGTTTCcaacataaaattcaaatgcagCAACAAAAGGATTACTTCAGAATGAACACTGATCAAAGCTGTTTCATATATTGACGGATCAAGAACAGACTTCACTAGCCAAAGATGGGACTTGACCCACCCAGAAAGCAACACGTAACATCATGCAAAAGGTCAGTTGGGTCGGTTTGGAACACTCTCATGTAATGAAAATAAACTATCGACAGTTCAAGAACAACACAAGATCATCCTATTAAATGAAAACCGGAGCTTTAAAGCGTTGAAATAGACAAAGTTCATTGTATTCATAATTTCCTTCCACTGTCTTCATGCTTTCATACCCCTCCAATAACTTAGGCATCACTAGGAATTTGGTGGAAGAACACTTCTAAATCCCGCCTAAGAATCTCAAAATGTACACCATACGACAGATTTTACATCACTTTCCATTTGTTCAGATCCTTATTTTACAACTAACATCAACAACAATAGACGAACAATGACAAGCCTTGCTGATCCATTTTCTTTATACCATCCTCAATCCTTCATTTACTAACTCCCTTTGATCAACAAGGCTCGATCACGTCTCTCCCGTGACATCAACGAAATTAACTTCACATTGCCACAGCCGAGTTGCGGCGCCACAGCACAGCAATCGGGCTCCTCACAAGGTGGCTACCTCCATCACTCCATTCAATTGACCCGAATGAAGATTTGCTGCCCGTAATCTCAAATCCAACAGCATTAGCACTACTCTTAAATGTAACTTCATATGACAACTTGTCTTCCTTCTCACTAAAAACCAACTTACTAGGTGACACGCTCACCTCCACACCCAGTGGAGTGTTCACTTTCACCTCATAAACTGCATTCGCCTCTTTCCCAACATTTTTCACCGTCCTCTTATACTTCACCACGCTTTCACTACCGGAGaaaacaacagaaaatgaagggTAATTCAAATTCCCTGGAGTCTTGAATCCTAGTGCATCACAATCAACCGAAGAAGCCTGTTTAGTGAAAACGGAAATTCTCCTTGAATCATATCCAATTGTGCACAAGAATGCCACATAATCAGTGATTTCCAAGTCATACACCAACCCGGGATCCACTGCTCGGTTTGGATCCACATGGCCCGACCCATGAACGAATGGGTTGGACTCACTGCCTGTGGCAAGGTCCGTAATGTTGCCACCGGAATTGTCCAGATTGTAAGCGGTGGTCATCAACGCAGACTTGATGGCTGCAGGTGACCACTTGGGATGAGCCTTTCTCAGCAGAGCAGCCAAGCCACTCACGTGAGGACAAGACATTGATGTACCAGAAATGATGTTGAATTCAACTTTTCTTGTATCAGATTCCAAATCTGTCGGACCAATGTACCCGGTCCAGCCGGCCAGAATATTAACTCCGGGGGCAATGACATCTGGTTTGAGAATTTCTGCGGTGCGGTAGCTTGGGCCGCGGCTCGAGAATGAAGCCACGCGCGGCGCTGGTGGAGATGTGCTTATAACAGTTCCCCTGAATGCAATTGTGGCGGTGGGATTTGGATCGGACCGTGCATATGCTCGGATCTTGTCGCCGGCCGTTTGTCCGACCATCGTAGCGGGAATGAAGTGCGCATCAGCGAGGAGTTCTTCGCCAGAATCAGCTAAATTCGCCATTATCAGGCCGGCGCCTCCTGCAACGTGAACGGCGTTTCCTTTCTCGACTCTGGCATTGCCGCCGCGATCGCAGATCACGATTTTTCCGGCGACCTTAGCGGGATCTAGCTGGCCGGTGTAGCAGTATCTACTTCCACAATCCGCGCCGTAAACCAACGGGAGCAATTTCTCGCCGAGCGAGTCGCCATGGTACAGCGAAACACCGCCAAATGTCCTGCCGTCACCGAGGATGACATCTGCTGGAAACTCACGATCGAGAGTGGAAGCTCCAACTGTCAAAATCCACGGAGCAATATTCACCGCTGTGTATGAATCAGGCCCTGAATTTCCAGCAGAGCAAGACACCACAATGCCATGCTCCGCCGCACCGAAAGCTCCGATTGCAATCGAATCGAAGTCGTACTGTGGTGCGTAACCATTAGCACCAACGGAAAGCGAAATTACATCCACACCATCTTCAATAGCATGCTCCATGGCTGCCAATATATCCGAATCGTAACAGCCAAACGCCCAGCAAATCTTATAAACAGCAATCCTCGCTTTGACCGCCATGCCTCTAGCTTCTCCCTTCGCGTATCCGAACAAACTAGCGTTTACAACTCTGGATCCGGCAGCCGTCGATGCTGTGTGTGTCCCGTGACCTTCCGTATCTCTCGGAGACTTCGATTCATTCGACTCCTCCATTGTTTTACCCCGCGAAGCTTCATACCCTAAATAAAACGTTTTAGCGCCGATAATTTTCTTGTTACACAAAGTCGCCGGAAAATCAGGAGCATCCACGCAACTCCCTTTCCAGTGTGAAGGAACCGGGGAGAGCCCTTCATCGGAGAAGCTCGGCCTCTCGGGCCAGATACCCGTGTCAAGAACTCCGACGATGACGTCATCAGCGTAGTCAGCGTTCGGCCACAGCCCGAACGAATCAGCAAGACCTAGAAACTTAGGAGTGCGTGTGGTGTGGGGGTGGCGGACTGCGTCGGGGATCACGGAGATCACGCCGGGAACACGACTCAGAGCAGCAGCCTGAGCGGCGGAAAGACGGGCAGAGAACCCACGCACGGCGCGATCATAAGTATACAGAATCTTGGCGGGGCGGTTGTGCGGGGGGAGGGACTGGATGATGCTGGAGTACCAGTGGTGGTGGGTGGAGAAGGCGAGAGGCTTGTGAGACTTGGAAACATGGATGATGAAGGTCTCCTGGTCGTCGGACGACAAAGCGGAAGGGAGGAGAAACAGGAAGAGGAGAGGGAACAAGGCCATGATCGGCGGAGGCTTCATTTTCTCCGGGAAAAGTGGAGTGGGAGTGGAGGAGGAGACGAAGATGAAGTGAATATTCTTGAGGCCGAAAACAAGGGACCAATAAATCGGCAACGTTTACCTGATTGGTGGGCTCCCATTGGGCCACGTTTTGGATTATCATTGGCGGTGGACCTTCTCCcaagatatttaaatatatgttctTTCTTATATGCAAGTATGGATAGCTCTGTACTCAAATAATTGatatgatatataaatttttttcgaataaattgtatttttagtctcataaaaaatcagattattatactttttttatcttgtattttacaacattattagttttagtctcgtaaaattaataaatgttgTAGCTGTGTTCCATGTACTaattttatgggattaaattt from Sesamum indicum cultivar Zhongzhi No. 13 linkage group LG3, S_indicum_v1.0, whole genome shotgun sequence harbors:
- the LOC105157810 gene encoding subtilisin-like protease SBT1.4 is translated as MKPPPIMALFPLLFLFLLPSALSSDDQETFIIHVSKSHKPLAFSTHHHWYSSIIQSLPPHNRPAKILYTYDRAVRGFSARLSAAQAAALSRVPGVISVIPDAVRHPHTTRTPKFLGLADSFGLWPNADYADDVIVGVLDTGIWPERPSFSDEGLSPVPSHWKGSCVDAPDFPATLCNKKIIGAKTFYLGYEASRGKTMEESNESKSPRDTEGHGTHTASTAAGSRVVNASLFGYAKGEARGMAVKARIAVYKICWAFGCYDSDILAAMEHAIEDGVDVISLSVGANGYAPQYDFDSIAIGAFGAAEHGIVVSCSAGNSGPDSYTAVNIAPWILTVGASTLDREFPADVILGDGRTFGGVSLYHGDSLGEKLLPLVYGADCGSRYCYTGQLDPAKVAGKIVICDRGGNARVEKGNAVHVAGGAGLIMANLADSGEELLADAHFIPATMVGQTAGDKIRAYARSDPNPTATIAFRGTVISTSPPAPRVASFSSRGPSYRTAEILKPDVIAPGVNILAGWTGYIGPTDLESDTRKVEFNIISGTSMSCPHVSGLAALLRKAHPKWSPAAIKSALMTTAYNLDNSGGNITDLATGSESNPFVHGSGHVDPNRAVDPGLVYDLEITDYVAFLCTIGYDSRRISVFTKQASSVDCDALGFKTPGNLNYPSFSVVFSGSESVVKYKRTVKNVGKEANAVYEVKVNTPLGVEVSVSPSKLVFSEKEDKLSYEVTFKSSANAVGFEITGSKSSFGSIEWSDGGSHLVRSPIAVLWRRNSAVAM